A genomic region of Choristoneura fumiferana chromosome 17, NRCan_CFum_1, whole genome shotgun sequence contains the following coding sequences:
- the RhoGAP1A gene encoding rho GTPase activating protein at 1A isoform X1, protein MSVFGDFQRVWVQRFPESALPAAWEEDVRANLAKHKQKVAILREELEKEEFYVEYLETLLSDVEKHKATSQGSRGAPPLGADVSEPDDNATDSKQVPNTDSLSKKSVASVTSSKSDDSSPEGGDCEEVQLRSKPSKPVLAERSSVNQCINELSSNLVAEAARRRCNSEVVQRTENIQDTNVAVEQTSPTQAKNRPASQTGDFVTVIEVNGLKAAENASKKVQESSPSSDGSPVDPTAAAKKKVPPKPPPKMFSKRGASLPESGVPEDSPPSSLGRRLRGAESRESIGSRASTPSISERVKSYESINSLSSERKRSGGAATPLSIDEEVTSTTPDAPEAPEAPEADKSAPASLESIPAGAAEDEPYYDQVPVDINDGEYVYIQAGGTGSSADDASSGASTLALAAPAQPAATAPRAPDSPPLAAAPNYVNIHYFIQQAGEGVEPNEANPELADSSDTPLFLRTISSDTEASATPPALRKLQHQESNNSSNAEAERLTMHRCIVTSIIESETVYVECLYVMEKYMNAIKATLSTSQPVITEEEFNTIFYKISELHELHKNFLEGLKAAVASWEEPLSVGSHFKKMAENINVYGAFLHNYGRATDAVRRRCGSSPRFADLTRQIACRGQPVSLDDLLHKPVARVQKNALVLHDLIKYTPASHPDHAMLTDALNMTQHFLDEFNIIQTKSMFPNADRAQRRLVKNSFIVELSDGHRKLRHLFLFNDVIACAKYKASGRDKFTFELKWFIQLPDIVVVDEEAGAAEARETSPANIVALKSQASTVRDQILAEERAAQDDKKLRLGGRGTAEKQRKKLAELEGQLVLASPNLVLRVGARAPHAAALQRHHVFFLSSEYERTQWIDSIHALQASSAPPGGSLAVSMLELQAWVTACRSYLQTDMGSYLLRSGRDDSLLLGDLQLHVTGMTAPLDTAADYYIVVEVDSYGHYFRKAKSKLVCRSAQPRWNETFTLDLEGSQNLRLLLYEDAARPVLRGKCTLKLSREWAAEAGGGGGATRTVALGGGALPLRLKLLPPERSARRVPQAKPGALFGAKITHVAKREKRNIPFIISACVREVERRGILEVGVYRVSGSASDLARLRKSFETNPYEAEQLLKEVDIHSVTGVLKLYLRELPEALFTDALYPELLRAWGATQGVGTSVESAPAHTRRVALLKCYAQLPDLNKNCIDFLLNHFVKVNQHEADNKMSLHNLATVFGPTLLRPGGAAAGAKARTDLLAAGTVDAMAQAGILYCLLQQRQLAAQLSSHHRPRD, encoded by the exons ATGAGTGTCTTCGGGGATTTTCAGCGTGTGTGGGTGCAACGTTTTCCAGAGAGTGCTTTGCCAGCCGCTTGGGAGGAAGATGTCAGGGCCAATTTGGCTAAACACAAACAGAAAGTTGCGATTCTTAGAGAGGAGTTAGAGAAGGAGGAATTCTATGTGGAGTACCTGGAGACTTTGTTGTCTGATGTGGAGAAGCATAAAGCCACCTCTCAGGGGAGCAGAGGGGCGCCGCCCCTGGGGGCTGACGTGAGCGAACCTGATGATAACGCGACTGATAGCAAACAG gtTCCCAACACTGACTCCTTGTCAAAGAAGAGTGTAGCTAGTGTAACAAGTAGCAAGAGTGATGACTCATCCCCTGAGGGTGGGGATTGTGAAGAAGTGCAGCTGAGAAGTAAGCCGAGCAAGCCAGTGCTTGCAGAGAGGAGCTCTGTTAACCAGTGTATCAATGAGCTCTCTTCTAATTTAGTAGCTGAGGCAGCTAGGAGAAGATGCAACAGCGAAGTAGTGCAGCGAACTGAAAATATTCAGGATACTAATG tAGCAGTAGAACAAACCAGTCCAACTCAAGCTAAAAACCGTCCAGCGTCACAAACGGGTGATTTTGTAACTGTCATCGAAGTCAATGGTCTCAAGGCAGCTGAAAATGCGTCCAAGAAAGTGCAAGAATCATCACCATCTTCAGACGGCAGTCCCGTCGATCCCACTGCTGCTGCCAAGAAAAAGGTCCCACCAAA acCCCCACCGAAAATGTTTAGTAAGCGCGGCGCTTCGCTGCCGGAATCGGGAGTGCCCGAAGACAGTCCGCCTTCCTCGTTGGGGCGGAGACTCCGCGGCGCGGAGTCACGCGAGTCCATTGGCAGCAGAGCATCCACGCCGTCGATTAGCGAAAGG GTAAAAAGCTACGAATCTATAAACTCTTTATCATCGGAGCGCAAGCGTTCAGGCGGCGCGGCGACTCCACTCTCTATTGACGAAGAAGTGACATCGACGACGCCGGACGCGCCTGAAGCCCCCGAGGCCCCCGAGGCCGACAAGTCAGCGCCGGCCTCCCTCGAGAGCATCCCCGCCGGCGCGGCAGAGGACGAGCCTTACTACGACCAAGTACCCGTCGATATCAATGACGGGGAATACGTTTATATACAGGCTG GTGGCACAGGGTCGAGCGCGGACGACGCGTCGAGCGGCGCGAGCACGCTGGCcctggcggcgcccgcgcagcccgccgccaccgcgccgcgcgcgcccgacTCGCCGCCGCTCGCCGCCGCGCCCAATTACGTCAACATACATTATTTCATACA GCAAGCAGGCGAAGGCGTAGAGCCAAATGAAGCCAATCCAGAGCTAGCTGACTCGAGTGACACGCCTCTGTTCCTGAGGACTATTTCATCCGATACAGAGGCTAGTGCCACACCGCCTGCCTTGAGGAAACTACAGCATCAG GAATCAAACAACAGCAGTAATGCCGAGGCAGAGCGGCTCACCATGCATCGGTGCATCGTCACAAGTATCATCGAGAGCGAAACCGTTTACGTAGAATGTCTCTACGTGATGGAAAAG tacaTGAATGCGATAAAGGCGACGCTGTCGACGTCCCAACCAGTCATAACGGAGGAAGAATTCAATACGATATTCTATAAAATATCAGAACTCCACGAGTTGCATAAGAATTTCCTCGAGGGACTTAAGGCAGCTGTCGCTAGTTGGGAAGAGCCTCTCTCCGTTGGAagccactttaaaaaaatg GCTGAAAACATAAACGTGTACGGAGCGTTCCTGCACAACTACGGACGCGCGACGGACGCGGTGCGGCGCCGCTGCGGCAGCTCGCCGCGTTTCGCCGACCTCACGCGGCAGATCGCGTGCCGCGGACAGCCCGTGTCCCTGGACGACCTGCTGCACAAACCCGTCGCCCGAGTACAGAAGAATGCGCTCGTCTTGCAC GATCTCATAAAATACACCCCCGCAAGCCACCCCGACCACGCAATGTTGACCGACGCGCTGAATATGACGCAACACTTCCTCGACGAATTTAATATCATACAAACAAAATCTATGTTCCCT AACGCTGATCGTGCCCAAAGAAGACTCGTCAAAAACTCGTTTATTGTAGAGCTCTCTGACGGCCATAGAAAACTTAGACATCTATTTTTATTCAATGACGTTATTGCTTGTGCCAAATACAAG GCTTCAGGACGCGACAAGTTCACGTTCGAGCTGAAATGGTTCATACAGCTGCCGGATATAGTGGTGGTGGACGAGGAGGCGGGCGCGGCGGAGGCCCGCGAGACCTCGCCGGCGAACATCGTGGCGCTTAAGTCGCAGGCCTCCACCGTGCGCGACCAGATCCTGGCCGAGGAACGCGCCGCGCAAGACGACAAG AAACTGCGTCTGGGCGGGCGAGGCACCGCGGAGAAGCAGCGTAAGAAGCTGGCCGAGCTGGAGGGGCAGCTGGTGCTGGCGTCGCCCAACCTGGTGCTGCGCgtgggcgcgcgcgcgccgcacgccgccgcgctgcaGCGCCACCACGTGTTCTTCCTCAGCTCAGAGTACGAGCGCACGCAGTGGATCGACTCCATACACGCGCTCCAG GCGTCGTCGGCACCGCCGGGCGGGTCCCTGGCCGTGTCCATGCTGGAGCTGCAGGCGTGGGTGACGGCGTGCCGCAGCTACCTGCAGACAGACATGGGCTCGTACCTGCTGCGCAGCGGGCGCGACGACTCGCTGCTGCTGGGCGACCTGCAGCTGCACGTGACCGGCATGACCGCGCCGCTCGACACCGCCGCCG ACTACTACATAGTGGTGGAGGTGGACTCGTACGGGCACTATTTCCGCAAGGCGAAGTCGAAGCTGGTGTGCCGCAGCGCGCAGCCGCGCTGGAACGAGACGTTCACGCTGGACCTGGAGGGCTCGCAGAACCTGCGGCTGCTGCTCTACGAGGACGCGGCACGGCCCGTGCTGCGCGGGAAGTGCACGCTCAAG CTGTCGCGCGAGTGGGCGGCggaggcgggcggcggcggcggcgcgacgCGCACGGTGGCGctgggcggcggcgcgctgccGCTGCGGCTCAAGCTGCTGCCGCCCGAGCGGTCCGCGCGCCGCGTGCCGCAGGCCAAGCCCGGCGCGCTCTTCGGCGCCAAGATCACGCACGTCGCCAA ACGCGAGAAGCGCAACATCCCGTTCATAATCAGCGCGTGCGTGCGCGAGGTGGAGCGGCGCGGCATCCTCGAGGTGGGCGTGTACCGCGTCTCCGGCAGCGCGTCCGACCTCGCGCGCCTGCGCAAGAGCTTCGAAACCA ACCCATACGAGGCTGAGCAGCTGCTGAAAGAGGTGGATATTCACTCAGTGACGGGCGTGCTGAAGCTTTACTTGCGCGAGCTGCCCGAGGCGCTCTTCACTGACGCGCTGTATCCTGAGCTCCTGCGCGCCTGGGGCGCCACGCAG GGCGTGGGCACGTCTGTGGAGTCTGCGCCGGCGCACACGCGGCGCGTGGCGCTGCTCAAGTGCTACGCGCAGCTGCCAGACCTCAACAAGAACTGCATCGACTTCCTGCTCAACCACTTCgtcaa AGTGAACCAGCACGAGGCGGATAACAAGATGTCGCTGCACAACCTGGCGACGGTGTTCGGGCCGACGCTGCTGCggccgggcggcgcggcggccggcGCCAAGGCGCGCACCGACCTGCTGGCCGCCGGCACCGTCGACGCCATGGCGCAGGCCGGCATCCTCTACTGCCTGCTGCAGCAGCGCCAGCTCGCCGCGCAGCTCTCCTCGCACCACCGCCCCAGAGACTAG
- the RhoGAP1A gene encoding rho GTPase activating protein at 1A isoform X3, giving the protein MSVFGDFQRVWVQRFPESALPAAWEEDVRANLAKHKQKVAILREELEKEEFYVEYLETLLSDVEKHKATSQGSRGAPPLGADVSEPDDNATDSKQVPNTDSLSKKSVASVTSSKSDDSSPEGGDCEEVQLRSKPSKPVLAERSSVNQCINELSSNLVAEAARRRCNSEVVQRTENIQDTNVAVEQTSPTQAKNRPASQTGDFVTVIEVNGLKAAENASKKVQESSPSSDGSPVDPTAAAKKKVPPKPPPKMFSKRGASLPESGVPEDSPPSSLGRRLRGAESRESIGSRASTPSISERVKSYESINSLSSERKRSGGAATPLSIDEEVTSTTPDAPEAPEAPEADKSAPASLESIPAGAAEDEPYYDQVPVDINDGEYVYIQAGSSADDASSGASTLALAAPAQPAATAPRAPDSPPLAAAPNYVNIHYFIQQAGEGVEPNEANPELADSSDTPLFLRTISSDTEASATPPALRKLQHQESNNSSNAEAERLTMHRCIVTSIIESETVYVECLYVMEKYMNAIKATLSTSQPVITEEEFNTIFYKISELHELHKNFLEGLKAAVASWEEPLSVGSHFKKMAENINVYGAFLHNYGRATDAVRRRCGSSPRFADLTRQIACRGQPVSLDDLLHKPVARVQKNALVLHDLIKYTPASHPDHAMLTDALNMTQHFLDEFNIIQTKSMFPNADRAQRRLVKNSFIVELSDGHRKLRHLFLFNDVIACAKYKASGRDKFTFELKWFIQLPDIVVVDEEAGAAEARETSPANIVALKSQASTVRDQILAEERAAQDDKKLRLGGRGTAEKQRKKLAELEGQLVLASPNLVLRVGARAPHAAALQRHHVFFLSSEYERTQWIDSIHALQASSAPPGGSLAVSMLELQAWVTACRSYLQTDMGSYLLRSGRDDSLLLGDLQLHVTGMTAPLDTAADYYIVVEVDSYGHYFRKAKSKLVCRSAQPRWNETFTLDLEGSQNLRLLLYEDAARPVLRGKCTLKLSREWAAEAGGGGGATRTVALGGGALPLRLKLLPPERSARRVPQAKPGALFGAKITHVAKREKRNIPFIISACVREVERRGILEVGVYRVSGSASDLARLRKSFETNPYEAEQLLKEVDIHSVTGVLKLYLRELPEALFTDALYPELLRAWGATQGVGTSVESAPAHTRRVALLKCYAQLPDLNKNCIDFLLNHFVKVNQHEADNKMSLHNLATVFGPTLLRPGGAAAGAKARTDLLAAGTVDAMAQAGILYCLLQQRQLAAQLSSHHRPRD; this is encoded by the exons ATGAGTGTCTTCGGGGATTTTCAGCGTGTGTGGGTGCAACGTTTTCCAGAGAGTGCTTTGCCAGCCGCTTGGGAGGAAGATGTCAGGGCCAATTTGGCTAAACACAAACAGAAAGTTGCGATTCTTAGAGAGGAGTTAGAGAAGGAGGAATTCTATGTGGAGTACCTGGAGACTTTGTTGTCTGATGTGGAGAAGCATAAAGCCACCTCTCAGGGGAGCAGAGGGGCGCCGCCCCTGGGGGCTGACGTGAGCGAACCTGATGATAACGCGACTGATAGCAAACAG gtTCCCAACACTGACTCCTTGTCAAAGAAGAGTGTAGCTAGTGTAACAAGTAGCAAGAGTGATGACTCATCCCCTGAGGGTGGGGATTGTGAAGAAGTGCAGCTGAGAAGTAAGCCGAGCAAGCCAGTGCTTGCAGAGAGGAGCTCTGTTAACCAGTGTATCAATGAGCTCTCTTCTAATTTAGTAGCTGAGGCAGCTAGGAGAAGATGCAACAGCGAAGTAGTGCAGCGAACTGAAAATATTCAGGATACTAATG tAGCAGTAGAACAAACCAGTCCAACTCAAGCTAAAAACCGTCCAGCGTCACAAACGGGTGATTTTGTAACTGTCATCGAAGTCAATGGTCTCAAGGCAGCTGAAAATGCGTCCAAGAAAGTGCAAGAATCATCACCATCTTCAGACGGCAGTCCCGTCGATCCCACTGCTGCTGCCAAGAAAAAGGTCCCACCAAA acCCCCACCGAAAATGTTTAGTAAGCGCGGCGCTTCGCTGCCGGAATCGGGAGTGCCCGAAGACAGTCCGCCTTCCTCGTTGGGGCGGAGACTCCGCGGCGCGGAGTCACGCGAGTCCATTGGCAGCAGAGCATCCACGCCGTCGATTAGCGAAAGG GTAAAAAGCTACGAATCTATAAACTCTTTATCATCGGAGCGCAAGCGTTCAGGCGGCGCGGCGACTCCACTCTCTATTGACGAAGAAGTGACATCGACGACGCCGGACGCGCCTGAAGCCCCCGAGGCCCCCGAGGCCGACAAGTCAGCGCCGGCCTCCCTCGAGAGCATCCCCGCCGGCGCGGCAGAGGACGAGCCTTACTACGACCAAGTACCCGTCGATATCAATGACGGGGAATACGTTTATATACAGGCTG GGTCGAGCGCGGACGACGCGTCGAGCGGCGCGAGCACGCTGGCcctggcggcgcccgcgcagcccgccgccaccgcgccgcgcgcgcccgacTCGCCGCCGCTCGCCGCCGCGCCCAATTACGTCAACATACATTATTTCATACA GCAAGCAGGCGAAGGCGTAGAGCCAAATGAAGCCAATCCAGAGCTAGCTGACTCGAGTGACACGCCTCTGTTCCTGAGGACTATTTCATCCGATACAGAGGCTAGTGCCACACCGCCTGCCTTGAGGAAACTACAGCATCAG GAATCAAACAACAGCAGTAATGCCGAGGCAGAGCGGCTCACCATGCATCGGTGCATCGTCACAAGTATCATCGAGAGCGAAACCGTTTACGTAGAATGTCTCTACGTGATGGAAAAG tacaTGAATGCGATAAAGGCGACGCTGTCGACGTCCCAACCAGTCATAACGGAGGAAGAATTCAATACGATATTCTATAAAATATCAGAACTCCACGAGTTGCATAAGAATTTCCTCGAGGGACTTAAGGCAGCTGTCGCTAGTTGGGAAGAGCCTCTCTCCGTTGGAagccactttaaaaaaatg GCTGAAAACATAAACGTGTACGGAGCGTTCCTGCACAACTACGGACGCGCGACGGACGCGGTGCGGCGCCGCTGCGGCAGCTCGCCGCGTTTCGCCGACCTCACGCGGCAGATCGCGTGCCGCGGACAGCCCGTGTCCCTGGACGACCTGCTGCACAAACCCGTCGCCCGAGTACAGAAGAATGCGCTCGTCTTGCAC GATCTCATAAAATACACCCCCGCAAGCCACCCCGACCACGCAATGTTGACCGACGCGCTGAATATGACGCAACACTTCCTCGACGAATTTAATATCATACAAACAAAATCTATGTTCCCT AACGCTGATCGTGCCCAAAGAAGACTCGTCAAAAACTCGTTTATTGTAGAGCTCTCTGACGGCCATAGAAAACTTAGACATCTATTTTTATTCAATGACGTTATTGCTTGTGCCAAATACAAG GCTTCAGGACGCGACAAGTTCACGTTCGAGCTGAAATGGTTCATACAGCTGCCGGATATAGTGGTGGTGGACGAGGAGGCGGGCGCGGCGGAGGCCCGCGAGACCTCGCCGGCGAACATCGTGGCGCTTAAGTCGCAGGCCTCCACCGTGCGCGACCAGATCCTGGCCGAGGAACGCGCCGCGCAAGACGACAAG AAACTGCGTCTGGGCGGGCGAGGCACCGCGGAGAAGCAGCGTAAGAAGCTGGCCGAGCTGGAGGGGCAGCTGGTGCTGGCGTCGCCCAACCTGGTGCTGCGCgtgggcgcgcgcgcgccgcacgccgccgcgctgcaGCGCCACCACGTGTTCTTCCTCAGCTCAGAGTACGAGCGCACGCAGTGGATCGACTCCATACACGCGCTCCAG GCGTCGTCGGCACCGCCGGGCGGGTCCCTGGCCGTGTCCATGCTGGAGCTGCAGGCGTGGGTGACGGCGTGCCGCAGCTACCTGCAGACAGACATGGGCTCGTACCTGCTGCGCAGCGGGCGCGACGACTCGCTGCTGCTGGGCGACCTGCAGCTGCACGTGACCGGCATGACCGCGCCGCTCGACACCGCCGCCG ACTACTACATAGTGGTGGAGGTGGACTCGTACGGGCACTATTTCCGCAAGGCGAAGTCGAAGCTGGTGTGCCGCAGCGCGCAGCCGCGCTGGAACGAGACGTTCACGCTGGACCTGGAGGGCTCGCAGAACCTGCGGCTGCTGCTCTACGAGGACGCGGCACGGCCCGTGCTGCGCGGGAAGTGCACGCTCAAG CTGTCGCGCGAGTGGGCGGCggaggcgggcggcggcggcggcgcgacgCGCACGGTGGCGctgggcggcggcgcgctgccGCTGCGGCTCAAGCTGCTGCCGCCCGAGCGGTCCGCGCGCCGCGTGCCGCAGGCCAAGCCCGGCGCGCTCTTCGGCGCCAAGATCACGCACGTCGCCAA ACGCGAGAAGCGCAACATCCCGTTCATAATCAGCGCGTGCGTGCGCGAGGTGGAGCGGCGCGGCATCCTCGAGGTGGGCGTGTACCGCGTCTCCGGCAGCGCGTCCGACCTCGCGCGCCTGCGCAAGAGCTTCGAAACCA ACCCATACGAGGCTGAGCAGCTGCTGAAAGAGGTGGATATTCACTCAGTGACGGGCGTGCTGAAGCTTTACTTGCGCGAGCTGCCCGAGGCGCTCTTCACTGACGCGCTGTATCCTGAGCTCCTGCGCGCCTGGGGCGCCACGCAG GGCGTGGGCACGTCTGTGGAGTCTGCGCCGGCGCACACGCGGCGCGTGGCGCTGCTCAAGTGCTACGCGCAGCTGCCAGACCTCAACAAGAACTGCATCGACTTCCTGCTCAACCACTTCgtcaa AGTGAACCAGCACGAGGCGGATAACAAGATGTCGCTGCACAACCTGGCGACGGTGTTCGGGCCGACGCTGCTGCggccgggcggcgcggcggccggcGCCAAGGCGCGCACCGACCTGCTGGCCGCCGGCACCGTCGACGCCATGGCGCAGGCCGGCATCCTCTACTGCCTGCTGCAGCAGCGCCAGCTCGCCGCGCAGCTCTCCTCGCACCACCGCCCCAGAGACTAG